In Bacillus sp. S3, the sequence TTATCTAATAAGGTCCCCAGTCAATTACATTGTATACAGACAATTTACCTTACATAGTTTTAAAAAATTTCTGTTTTGGACATGACTTGAATAATACAGTGTGATTAAGGAGAATTTTAATGTCTGGACCATCTTTAAGGAAAAAACATTCCCACCATTCGATTCATGATGGGATTTATACAGAAGCAAGAGATTTAACAAAAGTCCTGAAAGAACTAGCGCAAGGAAACAAACAAGAAAATATCAATGAAATTTGTGATGCACTAATCGAACATTGGGAGACACGGACACTTGCTCATGCCCAATCGGAAGAGGAAGGCTTTTTTGCGGAAAGGCTAAAGGAACAGCCGGACTTGTATGAAACCATCATTAAACTAAAGAGAGATCATCAAATCCTAGAATTAATTGTGAAGTATATTAAAGAACATCGGGAGCGTGAGGGAGTAACTGATGTCATCCTTCCATATTTTGAGGCATTGCTCGTGGTGTTTGAACTCCATAATCATGAAGAGGAAAACTCATTATTTAATAAAGAATAGGAAGTTGAAAAAGCAAAGGGGATGATCCTCCTTTGCTTTTTACTATTCTTTATTCCTTGTAATCAATCGTAATCGTTTCATCATGTCTCTTTGAAAGAAGTTTACTCTTTTTTCTATTTTCTTTTGATTGGAAAATAATATCAAAGTCATAATCCTCTGGATAAAGCTCATGAGCTGTTATATAAAGTGTGATTCTTTTATGATTAACTGAAACCTTTTCACCGTGTATTTGGACAATATAATTTCCTTGCTGATCGGGTCCTGTATAGATAATACCAAACTCATTTGCAGGTGATATTTTCACATTGTCACCTTGATGATACGTAGGTACTCTTAGTTCCGTATTTTGCGCTCTCTTTCGATGTTGATATTTATTGATAATGACCTGTTTCTCAAGGTCCCTGATCTTCCATACGTCAGTGATTTCGGTTGTATACTGTTTCTCTTCCTTGTATGTGATATGATGTGCCCTTTCGATGATTTTCGGATGAATCCCAAGCTTCAAGGCGATAGCAAAAGCTTGACTCTCTCCCCCGCTGCCAATAGTTAAACGGTATGTCGGACTCAGAGTTGTTAAGTCAAATTCCATTGAACCATTGATAAATCCTGGATGTGCTTCGGCAAAGTCCTTGATCTCACTATAATGTGTCGTAGCCAAGATGACTGCCCCTTTTTCATATAAGGTTTCTAATATAGCCGTCGCCAGTCCCATTCCTTCTCCTGGATCCGTTCCCGATCCAAGTTCGTCCAATAAAGTCAATGTTCGATGGTTCGTTTCTTTTAATATATCAATGATATTGACAATTCTTGAGCTAAAAGTGC encodes:
- a CDS encoding hemerythrin domain-containing protein; this translates as MSGPSLRKKHSHHSIHDGIYTEARDLTKVLKELAQGNKQENINEICDALIEHWETRTLAHAQSEEEGFFAERLKEQPDLYETIIKLKRDHQILELIVKYIKEHREREGVTDVILPYFEALLVVFELHNHEEENSLFNKE